From the genome of Streptomyces xanthophaeus:
CGTGTTGTGCTCCACCGTCCGCACCAGCAGCTCGGGGCCGTCCTCCGCGTACGCGGCGTTGAGCTTGACCCGGCGCCCCTGGGCGGGGAACGTCTTGCCGGACTGCGAGCCCACGAAGGACGGGATCTCCACGTCCGAGTCGCGGGGCAGCGAGATCATGGTGTTCCCGCTGGAGCACTTCGCCAGGATCATCATCGAGTCGGTCCGCTTGCCCTCGGCCGAGCCGGTGTGCAGCTTCTTCTTCTCCTCGGCGGTCATCCCCTCGCGGCTGTCGGAGCCCACGATCAGGTACGTCGTGCAGTCGCCCTCCTTCGGGCGCTCGATGACCTTGGAGAGGTCCACCTCGCGGCGCACCTTGGAGTCGGCCCAGAAATAGGTGGCGACCGAGGTCACCAGCAGCGCGGAGACCAGCACGATCGAGCCGACCTTGATCCGCTTGCGCCAGTCCGGTGCCGGGCCGGGCGCCCGCCCGGGGCGGCCGGGTCCGGACGGCCCGCCGGGGCCTCCCGGCCCACCGGGGCCGCCGCCCTGCGGCGCCCCGTAGACCTGGCCGGTGTTGTAGCCGCTGTCGTAACCGCCGTACGTGTCGTGGCCGCCCGCCTGCTGCGGGGGCACGCCGTACGCCGGCGGCGGGCCCGCCGGGCGCTGCGGGGGCCGCGGAGGCTGCTGCGGCTGCGGCTGCCGCTGGATGTGCCGCATCCGCTGCACACCCTCGGGCTGCGGCTGTGCGCTGCCGCGCCCGTACGCGTCGTCACGACCTTCTGGCCAGTCATTCATGCGCCAAGAATGCCTGCCCGGAGGCCTGCTCCGACAGCCCGGTCCACATTCCGTACCGCTGCTGTTGCAGAGCTGATGCCTCCCTGACCCAACTAAGGTGTGCGTATGACACAGATACCGGGCGAGCTGCCCGGGAAGCCCACCGCAGCCTCCCGGACGACCCTCAGCCACATCATGACCGCCAACGACACCAACCTCCTCGGAACGGTGCACGGCGGCGTGATCATGAAGCTGGTGGACGACGCGGCGGGCGCCGTGGCCGGCCGCCACTCCGGCGGCCCGGCAGTCACCGCCTCCATGGACGAGATGGCCTTCCTCGCGCCCGTGCGCGTGGGCGACCTCGTCCACGTGAAGGCCCAGTGCAACTGGACCGGCCGCTCCTCCATGGAGATCGGCGTACGCGTCCTCGCGGAGCGGTGGAACGAGTCCACCCCCGCCACCCAGGTCGGCACCGCCTACCTCGTCTTCGCCGCGGTCGACGCCGACGGCAAGCCCCGCGAGGTCCCGCCCGTCCTCCCGGAGACCGAACAGGACGAGCGGCGCTACCAGGAGGCCCAGATCCGCCGCACCCACCGGCTCGCCCGCCGCCAGGCGATCATGGCGCTGCGCGAGGAGCGGTCGGCCCAGGGCTTCGACGACTGACGACCCGGTCCGCGCAGTCCCCGGCCTAGTCCCCGCAGACCACCTGGTCGCCGGTGACCACCCCGAAGGTGCCCTGGTACGGGTCCTCGGCGCGCACCGGAACCACCTTGCGGTAGTCCGCGCCC
Proteins encoded in this window:
- a CDS encoding LCP family protein: MNDWPEGRDDAYGRGSAQPQPEGVQRMRHIQRQPQPQQPPRPPQRPAGPPPAYGVPPQQAGGHDTYGGYDSGYNTGQVYGAPQGGGPGGPGGPGGPSGPGRPGRAPGPAPDWRKRIKVGSIVLVSALLVTSVATYFWADSKVRREVDLSKVIERPKEGDCTTYLIVGSDSREGMTAEEKKKLHTGSAEGKRTDSMMILAKCSSGNTMISLPRDSDVEIPSFVGSQSGKTFPAQGRRVKLNAAYAEDGPELLVRTVEHNTGLRIDHYAEIGFAGFANIVDALGGVELNIEEGFKDEKSGADFKAGKQTLNGEQSLAFVRTRYAFAESDLQRTKNQQKFLSALASQAATPSTILNPFALYPMLGAGLDTLIVDKDMGLYDMGQMFFAMKGVNGGDGVSMNMPISGQRGGNLVWDKAKVQQLVKQIQNDEKVTVRGN
- a CDS encoding acyl-CoA thioesterase codes for the protein MTQIPGELPGKPTAASRTTLSHIMTANDTNLLGTVHGGVIMKLVDDAAGAVAGRHSGGPAVTASMDEMAFLAPVRVGDLVHVKAQCNWTGRSSMEIGVRVLAERWNESTPATQVGTAYLVFAAVDADGKPREVPPVLPETEQDERRYQEAQIRRTHRLARRQAIMALREERSAQGFDD